One part of the Lotus japonicus ecotype B-129 chromosome 2, LjGifu_v1.2 genome encodes these proteins:
- the LOC130741104 gene encoding AT-hook motif nuclear-localized protein 26 — MDPLSAHGHSLPPPFLHLHHQHQHQQQHQQHQFHSLQQQQTPAEDEQSGSSGGIKRERDENNNSHDGKEGSGGGGESENSRRPRGRPAGSKNKPKPPIIITRDSANALKTHVMEVADGCDIVDSVSNFARRRQRGVCIMSGTGTVTNVTLRQPASSGAVVTLHGRFEILSLAGSFLPPPAPPAASGLTIYLAGGQGQVVGGSVVGALIASGPVVIMAASFSNAAYERLPLEDEDPSLAMQGGSMGSPPGGSGGGGGVGQQQQQQLLGDATAPLFHGLPPNLLNSVQMPNSDNFWPSGRSPY; from the coding sequence ATGGATCCATTATCAGCACACGGCCactctcttcctcctccttttcTCCATCTgcaccaccaacaccaacaccaGCAGCAGCATCAGCAGCATCAGTTCCACTCTTTACAGCAGCAGCAAACCCCAgcagaagatgaacagagtggAAGCAGCGGCGGCATCAAAAGGGAACGCGATGAAAACAACAACAGCCATGACGGCAAAGAAGGCTCCGGAGGCGGAGGCGAAAGCGAGAATTCAAGAAGACCTCGAGGAAGGCCCGCCGGATCGAAGAACAAGCCTAAGCCGCCCATCATCATCACCCGCGACAGCGCCAACGCACTTAAGACCCACGTCATGGAGGTCGCCGACGGCTGCGACATCGTCGACAGCGTCTCCAACTTTGCAAGACGCCGCCAGCGCGGCGTCTGCATCATGAGCGGCACTGGAACCGTCACCAACGTCACTCTCAGGCAGCCAGCTTCTTCCGGCGCTGTTGTCACCCTCCACGGAAGGTTTGAGATTCTCTCCCTGGCAGGATCGTTCCTGCCGCCGCCTGCTCCACCGGCAGCATCAGGTTTGACCATTTACTTGGCTGGTGGACAAGGGCAGGTTGTTGGAGGAAGTGTTGTGGGAGCTCTCATTGCTTCGGGACCTGTGGTTATCATGGCAGCTTCGTTCAGCAACGCTGCGTATGAGAGGCTTCCTTTGGAAGATGAGGACCCTTCATTGGCAATGCAAGGAGGTTCAATGGGTTCACCACccggtggtagtggtggtggtggtggagttggTCAGCAACAGCAGCAACAGCTTTTAGGGGATGCAACTGCCCCACTTTTTCATGGTTTGCCTCCGAATCTTCTCAATTCTGTTCAGATGCCAAACTCCGATAACTTCTGGCCATCTGGCCGCTCTCCttactga